The following proteins are co-located in the Microvirga ossetica genome:
- a CDS encoding MarC family protein: MSQQDITDLITLWVVIDPIGTLPVFLAITAGMNAAAARRTALRATIAAFVVLLFFVVAGQALLQAMEIDLAAFQIAGSVVLFLFALTMIFGEPKAAAEERDLATSDVDRSIYPLAIPSIASPGAMLAVVSLTDNSKFNLAEQAETVAQMTLILAVTLVLMLLASRIIKIIGDAGASVISRVMGLILASVAVNGIVLGIKQAFNLAQ, from the coding sequence ATGAGCCAGCAAGACATCACCGATCTGATCACCTTATGGGTTGTGATCGACCCGATCGGAACGCTTCCCGTATTCCTGGCCATCACGGCCGGCATGAACGCCGCGGCGGCACGCCGAACCGCCCTGAGAGCGACAATCGCTGCGTTCGTTGTTCTGCTGTTCTTCGTCGTGGCCGGCCAGGCGCTGCTTCAGGCCATGGAGATCGATCTCGCCGCTTTCCAGATCGCCGGAAGCGTCGTGCTTTTCTTGTTCGCGCTGACGATGATCTTCGGAGAGCCGAAGGCAGCGGCCGAGGAGAGGGATCTCGCAACCTCCGACGTCGATCGGTCGATCTATCCGCTGGCGATCCCGTCCATCGCCAGCCCCGGAGCGATGCTGGCCGTCGTCTCGCTCACGGACAACAGCAAGTTCAACCTTGCCGAGCAGGCCGAGACGGTCGCTCAGATGACCCTCATTCTTGCCGTGACGCTCGTCCTGATGCTGCTCGCCTCCCGGATCATCAAGATCATCGGGGATGCCGGCGCCAGCGTCATCAGCCGGGTCATGGGGCTCATTCTCGCCAGCGTCGCCGTGAACGGCATCGTTCTCGGCATCAAGCAGGCGTTCAACCTGGCACAGTGA